Proteins encoded by one window of Salmonirosea aquatica:
- a CDS encoding bifunctional YncE family protein/alkaline phosphatase family protein, whose product MKRCFLPKISIILFLLACLSSCKPGQSGTQSDVINSLRATRVMLPNGWSLTTPGKSLSLGDLPLNVAVSSSGKWMAFTNNGQGTQSITLINRADETVSDEITIPKSWVGLAFSGDEKGLFASGGNDNLVRIYQNKDGKLSETGQIVLGEPWPKQSISPAGLCLDDEAQRLYVVTKDDSALYTCDAVTRQVLRREHLPAEAYTCVLSPDKSLLYISLWGGEKVLLYDLKKRTTSGSVAVGSHPNDMVLTRDGRYLFVANGNENTVSVIEVAARRVVETLTTSLFPDAPAGSTPNGLALSEDEKTLYIANADNNCLSVFDVSERGESRSLGLIPTGWYPTTVREVDGKIYVANGKGLTSLANPGGPQPTMTAAERAKAEYIGSLFQGNLSIISKPDDNLLAGYTQLVYENTPYTKERESTSEGQKGNPIPRTVGDPSPIKYVFYIIKENRTYDQIFGDMSEGNGDASLCLFPENNTPNHHALAREFVLLDNFYVNAEVSADGHNWSMAGYATDFVEKTWPTSYGGRGGTYDYEGTRQVAHPKEGFIWDYCQRAGVSYRTYGEFTSQGKPNLKVLEGHYDPNYHGYDLSYKDVDREAAWEKDFDALVAANAVPHFNTVRISNDHTSGMRIGAPTPQAAVADNDLALGRFVEHLSKSPIWKESVVFVVEDDAQNGPDHVDAHRSVALVIGPYVKRNYVDHTMYSTTSLLRTMELILALPPMSQYDAAATPLWRSFTAQPDARLYTARANNVPLDQRNVAVNKHSIRSGELNLTVPDAINDVEFSEIVWKAVKGIDSPMPAPRRSTFVWAKPEDEEGEGDFDDD is encoded by the coding sequence ATGAAAAGATGTTTTCTCCCCAAAATTTCCATAATTCTGTTCTTACTCGCTTGCCTAAGTAGCTGTAAACCCGGCCAGAGTGGTACCCAGTCTGACGTTATCAATTCCCTGCGTGCTACGCGCGTGATGCTACCCAACGGCTGGTCGCTGACTACGCCCGGCAAAAGCCTATCCCTGGGCGATCTGCCGCTTAATGTCGCCGTTTCAAGTTCGGGCAAGTGGATGGCTTTTACCAACAACGGACAGGGCACGCAGAGCATCACCCTGATCAACCGCGCGGATGAAACGGTTTCCGATGAAATCACAATTCCGAAATCATGGGTAGGTCTGGCTTTTTCAGGCGACGAGAAAGGACTGTTTGCTTCCGGAGGGAATGACAACCTGGTGAGGATTTATCAGAACAAAGACGGAAAATTGAGCGAAACCGGACAAATCGTGCTGGGTGAGCCATGGCCCAAGCAGTCCATTTCGCCAGCGGGCCTATGCCTGGACGACGAAGCCCAGCGCCTCTACGTGGTGACCAAAGACGACAGCGCCCTCTACACCTGCGATGCTGTGACACGGCAGGTACTGCGCCGGGAGCACTTACCTGCCGAAGCCTACACCTGCGTACTTTCGCCAGACAAGTCGTTGCTCTACATTTCGCTATGGGGCGGGGAGAAAGTATTGCTCTATGATTTGAAAAAAAGAACGACAAGTGGCAGTGTAGCGGTGGGCAGCCATCCCAACGATATGGTGCTGACCCGGGACGGCAGGTACCTTTTTGTCGCCAATGGCAACGAAAATACAGTCTCCGTGATCGAGGTAGCGGCCCGGCGGGTGGTCGAAACACTCACTACCTCACTCTTCCCGGATGCGCCTGCCGGAAGTACCCCTAACGGGTTGGCGCTTTCGGAAGATGAAAAAACGCTGTATATCGCTAATGCCGACAATAACTGTTTGTCTGTTTTTGATGTGTCGGAGCGGGGCGAAAGTCGTTCGCTGGGGCTTATTCCCACAGGCTGGTACCCAACTACGGTACGTGAAGTGGACGGAAAAATCTACGTCGCTAATGGCAAAGGGCTCACTTCACTAGCCAATCCCGGCGGACCGCAACCTACCATGACGGCCGCCGAGCGGGCTAAGGCCGAGTACATCGGGAGTCTGTTTCAGGGGAATCTTTCCATTATCAGCAAGCCCGATGATAACTTGCTGGCTGGCTACACGCAATTGGTGTACGAAAATACCCCTTATACTAAGGAAAGGGAAAGCACGAGCGAAGGCCAGAAGGGTAACCCTATACCCCGTACTGTAGGTGATCCTTCGCCCATCAAGTATGTATTTTATATCATTAAGGAGAACCGCACCTATGATCAGATTTTTGGCGATATGTCCGAAGGCAACGGCGACGCTAGCCTGTGTCTTTTTCCCGAAAACAATACCCCGAATCATCATGCGCTGGCGCGGGAGTTTGTGCTGCTGGACAATTTCTACGTCAACGCCGAAGTAAGCGCCGACGGACACAACTGGTCGATGGCGGGCTATGCAACGGATTTTGTAGAAAAAACCTGGCCCACCAGTTACGGCGGGCGTGGGGGTACCTACGACTACGAAGGTACCCGCCAGGTAGCCCATCCGAAAGAAGGTTTTATCTGGGATTACTGCCAACGAGCAGGAGTCAGCTACCGTACCTACGGAGAGTTTACTTCGCAGGGTAAGCCTAATCTTAAGGTACTCGAAGGGCATTATGACCCCAACTACCACGGCTATGACCTCAGCTACAAGGATGTGGATCGTGAGGCGGCCTGGGAAAAGGATTTCGATGCGCTGGTAGCGGCCAACGCGGTGCCACATTTCAACACGGTGCGTATTTCTAACGACCATACGTCGGGCATGCGAATCGGGGCACCTACCCCGCAGGCGGCCGTAGCCGACAACGACCTGGCGTTGGGTAGGTTTGTGGAGCATTTGTCCAAGAGCCCGATCTGGAAAGAATCGGTCGTATTCGTGGTGGAAGACGATGCCCAGAATGGTCCTGACCATGTCGACGCACACCGCTCGGTGGCGCTGGTGATCGGGCCGTATGTGAAGCGCAACTACGTGGACCATACCATGTACAGTACCACCTCGCTGCTGCGTACCATGGAATTGATCCTGGCACTGCCGCCCATGAGCCAGTACGACGCCGCTGCCACGCCGCTCTGGCGAAGCTTTACAGCCCAGCCCGACGCCAGGCTGTATACGGCCCGGGCAAACAATGTGCCTTTGGATCAGCGCAACGTAGCCGTGAACAAACATTCCATCCGCTCAGGGGAACTGAACCTGACTGTACCCGATGCAATCAACGATGTAGAATTCAGCGAGATCGTGTGGAAGGCGGTCAAAGGAATCGATAGCCCTATGCCTGCCCCGCGCCGGAGTACCTTTGTGTGGGCCAAGCCTGAGGATGAAGAAGGGGAAGGGGACTTTGACGACGACTGA
- a CDS encoding glycoside hydrolase family 130 protein, which yields MKSVSLLLLTLLLSVPTYCQSWLIGPFRKHNAANPVLTPLTTSTFDDPIRNETVTWEAKDVFNPAAVVRNGKIYLIYRAEDLVGKYNGTSRIGLATSTDGVHFKRMPQPVLYPDNDFMKKYEWEGGIEDPRVVETTDGQYVMTYTAYDGDKARLCVATSPDLQHWTKYGLAFNNFIRGGGQDLWSKSGSIVCRRVGSRLVATKISDKYWMYWGDQQQLFVAVSDDLINWYPLTKGDKSLKTVAEYRPGSFDYRVLEPGPPALLTPKGIVLIYNGMNDGKNGDTNLPDGTYAAGQFLFSNDAPDRLIDRSKSYFMKPDQPYEITGQVNNVTFVESMVPYRGLWWLYYGTADSKIAVTSAPLK from the coding sequence ATGAAATCCGTCAGCTTACTCCTACTCACCCTACTCCTATCCGTTCCGACTTATTGCCAATCCTGGCTCATTGGTCCCTTCCGCAAGCACAACGCGGCCAATCCCGTATTGACGCCCTTGACTACCAGTACTTTTGATGATCCGATCCGGAACGAAACCGTAACCTGGGAAGCTAAGGATGTGTTCAATCCAGCGGCCGTGGTGCGCAACGGGAAAATATACCTGATTTATCGCGCTGAGGATCTGGTGGGGAAATACAATGGTACCTCCCGCATCGGCCTGGCCACCAGCACCGATGGCGTGCATTTCAAGCGGATGCCCCAACCGGTACTGTACCCCGACAATGACTTTATGAAGAAATACGAGTGGGAAGGCGGCATCGAGGATCCGCGCGTCGTAGAAACCACTGACGGACAGTACGTGATGACTTACACAGCCTACGATGGAGACAAAGCCCGGCTCTGCGTTGCTACGTCGCCCGATTTGCAGCACTGGACCAAATACGGGCTGGCCTTCAACAATTTCATCCGCGGCGGGGGACAGGATTTATGGTCGAAGTCGGGTTCCATTGTGTGCCGACGGGTAGGTAGCAGGCTGGTTGCGACGAAGATCAGCGACAAATACTGGATGTACTGGGGCGATCAGCAGCAGCTTTTTGTGGCGGTGTCCGACGATCTGATCAACTGGTACCCCCTTACCAAAGGCGACAAAAGCCTGAAAACCGTGGCGGAGTACCGGCCGGGCAGTTTCGACTACCGCGTACTGGAACCCGGCCCACCCGCCCTACTTACACCAAAGGGTATCGTTTTGATTTATAATGGTATGAACGACGGCAAAAATGGAGATACCAACCTACCCGATGGTACCTATGCCGCCGGGCAATTCCTGTTCAGTAACGACGCGCCCGACCGCCTCATCGATCGATCCAAAAGCTATTTCATGAAGCCCGACCAGCCCTACGAGATCACCGGACAGGTCAACAACGTCACCTTCGTAGAGTCCATGGTACCTTACCGTGGACTTTGGTGGCTCTACTACGGGACGGCCGATTCTAAAATTGCTGTCACTTCGGCCCCCTTGAAATAA
- a CDS encoding bifunctional metallophosphatase/5'-nucleotidase produces MLDLFFYRSTALRWLLVLAITAGCQSGRTVTFLQTNDVYEIAPLDNGHSAGLARVAYLNKTLKKKNPKGTYFVLAGDFISPSVIGTLRHNGERIQGKQMVDVLNQAGLDLVTFGNHEFDYDDESPTVLNQRIEESKFRWVIANLQRREGDKTVPFSKDGANFPPSVILDNGKVRVGLFGLCIPVSKDFVQVADPLEAGRREYEDLKNRCDVVVALTHLDVADDQRLAEQVPGLALIMGGHDHDHMQLQVGKVAIAKADANAKTVYIHRLHFDRKNRLLNLESELKTIDETVPEDPKTAAVVAKWQQIANESFRDLGFEPTELVYTTPVPWDGREATVRREHGALTSTIAQSMFQAFPGSDLAVFNGGSVRVDDVLEGPITQYDIVRILPFGGGISQVNMTGDLLQKVLEAGRLSRGKGGFLHHANARYDDTSQTWYIADQALNLSGTYKVVLPDFLLTGKEFGLGFLVPANPGIIKPIAKLDQADSRTDIRKVFIGYLKGL; encoded by the coding sequence ATGCTCGACCTTTTTTTTTACCGTTCGACCGCACTTCGATGGTTGCTGGTCCTGGCCATTACGGCAGGCTGTCAGTCGGGCCGTACGGTCACATTCCTTCAAACCAATGATGTGTACGAGATTGCCCCGCTCGACAACGGTCATTCGGCCGGACTGGCGCGGGTAGCTTATCTGAACAAAACATTAAAAAAGAAAAACCCCAAGGGTACCTATTTCGTACTGGCGGGCGATTTCATAAGTCCGTCGGTGATCGGTACCCTACGCCATAACGGCGAGCGTATTCAGGGAAAACAGATGGTGGATGTCCTCAACCAGGCCGGGCTGGACCTGGTTACCTTTGGCAATCACGAATTTGATTATGACGATGAATCGCCTACGGTACTCAACCAGCGCATCGAGGAATCAAAGTTCCGATGGGTGATTGCCAACCTGCAGCGCCGGGAAGGCGACAAAACGGTACCTTTCAGCAAAGACGGCGCCAATTTTCCCCCGTCCGTAATTCTGGACAACGGGAAGGTACGGGTAGGGCTGTTCGGCTTGTGCATTCCCGTTAGTAAGGATTTCGTGCAAGTGGCTGATCCCTTAGAGGCGGGGCGCCGCGAATACGAAGACCTCAAAAACCGCTGCGATGTGGTGGTAGCCCTCACGCACCTCGATGTGGCCGACGACCAGCGACTGGCCGAACAGGTACCGGGCCTGGCGCTGATCATGGGCGGCCACGACCACGACCACATGCAGCTTCAGGTGGGGAAGGTAGCCATTGCGAAGGCCGACGCCAATGCCAAAACAGTGTATATCCATCGCCTGCACTTCGACCGCAAAAACCGCCTCTTGAACCTGGAATCGGAATTGAAAACCATTGATGAGACCGTTCCTGAAGACCCCAAAACGGCCGCCGTTGTGGCTAAATGGCAGCAAATCGCCAATGAAAGTTTCCGAGACCTTGGCTTTGAACCTACTGAACTGGTCTACACAACCCCCGTACCCTGGGATGGCCGGGAGGCGACGGTTCGCCGCGAGCACGGGGCCCTCACCTCCACGATCGCCCAAAGCATGTTCCAGGCCTTTCCGGGCAGCGATCTCGCCGTGTTCAATGGGGGCTCGGTGCGGGTAGATGATGTACTCGAAGGGCCTATTACCCAGTACGACATTGTACGTATCCTACCCTTCGGCGGGGGTATTTCGCAAGTGAACATGACGGGCGATTTGTTACAGAAAGTGCTGGAAGCCGGACGACTCAGTCGGGGCAAGGGAGGCTTTCTACACCACGCCAATGCCCGCTACGACGATACTTCGCAAACCTGGTACATTGCTGATCAGGCCCTCAATTTGTCGGGTACGTATAAAGTCGTACTCCCCGATTTCCTGCTGACGGGCAAGGAATTTGGCCTGGGTTTCCTGGTTCCCGCCAATCCTGGGATCATTAAACCCATTGCCAAGCTGGACCAGGCTGATTCACGCACGGATATTCGGAAGGTTTTTATTGGGTACCTCAAGGGCTTGTAG
- a CDS encoding M61 family metallopeptidase has translation MHYRISVPDPVARFLEIVYTLPTHTSTHIDLQMPAWRPGRYEIQNFAKNVQKLEVQGGSGARLQVHKITKDRWRVATAHEATIHVVYRYYAVIQNAGSSYVDEDLWYLNFINFALCADGYLNQPCTVELDLPAGFRIACGMPPTTQPTILQASDYYQLVDSPLLASATLHHETYQEEGTLFHVWMHGNLHPNWKRIRTDFARFSREQIATMGELPVPEYHFINLILPTAFYHGVEHHNSTMIVLGPDDEGEGLYTDLLGVSSHELFHAWNIIRIRPKELLPYDFTKENYFTTCFVAEGCTTYYGDLFLRRAGVFDDAAYVKELQVYMKRHFESSRHATQSLLESSWDLWLDGYEKGIPDRKVSVYHKGALVALILDLYLRKKFDHARSLDDVMRLLWQRFGKPFVGYSYEDYRAIVVEVAGEPLDWYWEECIEGTTPLENRLNEHLAFVGLQMTTFSNGNVQLNVLDDTRAARQWERWLASVQVFSNAENDDN, from the coding sequence ATGCATTACCGCATCAGCGTTCCTGATCCCGTTGCCCGATTTCTCGAAATCGTGTATACCCTACCTACCCACACAAGTACACATATCGACCTGCAAATGCCGGCCTGGCGTCCGGGTCGTTACGAAATCCAGAACTTTGCGAAGAACGTTCAAAAGCTAGAGGTACAGGGCGGCTCTGGCGCTCGTCTTCAGGTGCACAAAATCACCAAGGACCGTTGGCGGGTAGCCACGGCCCATGAGGCTACAATCCACGTCGTATACAGGTACTACGCAGTGATCCAGAACGCCGGCAGCAGCTACGTGGATGAGGACTTATGGTACCTGAACTTTATCAATTTTGCCCTTTGTGCGGATGGCTACCTTAACCAGCCGTGTACCGTAGAACTCGACTTGCCCGCCGGTTTCCGGATTGCCTGTGGCATGCCCCCTACCACGCAGCCCACAATTCTACAGGCCAGCGATTATTATCAGCTTGTAGACAGCCCGCTGCTGGCTTCGGCCACGCTTCATCACGAGACGTACCAGGAAGAAGGTACCCTGTTCCATGTTTGGATGCACGGAAACCTACATCCCAATTGGAAGCGCATCCGCACCGATTTCGCGCGTTTCTCCCGCGAGCAGATCGCGACCATGGGGGAGCTTCCGGTACCTGAATACCATTTTATCAATCTGATTTTACCCACCGCCTTTTATCATGGCGTCGAGCATCACAACTCCACCATGATCGTACTGGGGCCCGACGATGAAGGCGAAGGACTATATACTGACTTGCTCGGCGTAAGCTCACACGAGCTTTTCCACGCCTGGAACATCATCCGCATCCGTCCCAAAGAATTGCTTCCCTACGATTTTACAAAGGAAAATTACTTCACCACCTGCTTCGTAGCTGAGGGATGCACCACTTACTATGGCGATCTTTTCCTGCGGCGGGCGGGGGTGTTCGATGATGCCGCCTATGTCAAGGAGCTGCAGGTGTACATGAAGCGGCATTTCGAAAGTAGCCGCCATGCCACGCAATCGTTGTTGGAGTCGTCGTGGGATTTGTGGCTGGACGGGTACGAAAAGGGCATTCCTGATCGGAAAGTGTCGGTTTATCATAAAGGTGCCTTGGTAGCTTTGATTCTGGACCTGTACCTGCGTAAAAAATTCGACCACGCCCGCTCGCTCGATGATGTCATGCGCCTGCTGTGGCAACGTTTTGGTAAGCCTTTCGTGGGGTACAGCTATGAGGATTACCGCGCCATTGTGGTGGAGGTAGCCGGAGAACCACTCGACTGGTACTGGGAAGAGTGCATCGAAGGAACCACACCCCTGGAAAATCGTTTGAACGAACACCTGGCCTTCGTAGGCCTGCAAATGACTACATTCAGCAATGGCAACGTCCAGCTGAACGTACTGGACGACACCCGCGCGGCGCGGCAATGGGAACGTTGGCTGGCTTCGGTTCAGGTTTTTTCCAATGCTGAAAACGACGACAATTAA
- a CDS encoding acetyltransferase encodes MENPILIFGAGATGRQALDIFQRNGVVVYGFLDDNKELHGTEIGTVSVLGDTDDGGFLKLIGPKCEAFVAIGEHSVRKQLAQMLNERRKTMPVNAIHDTAVVSGMATLGHGNFVGARVVLGPQVNVGHHVHIQSGTLVESFVEIGDFVNIGPGVVLNDRVTVGEGAFIGPGATVVAGIHIGKNARVGAGSLVIADVPAKATVFGNPAQPMP; translated from the coding sequence ATGGAAAATCCGATACTTATTTTTGGCGCCGGAGCTACGGGCCGTCAGGCGCTCGATATTTTTCAACGCAATGGCGTGGTCGTTTACGGTTTTTTAGACGACAACAAAGAACTGCATGGTACTGAGATCGGTACCGTAAGTGTGCTGGGCGATACGGACGATGGGGGCTTTCTTAAACTCATCGGCCCCAAATGCGAGGCATTCGTAGCGATCGGCGAACACTCCGTTCGCAAACAATTGGCCCAAATGCTCAATGAGCGGCGTAAAACTATGCCGGTCAATGCCATTCATGACACAGCGGTGGTATCGGGCATGGCCACGTTGGGCCACGGCAATTTCGTTGGTGCCCGCGTAGTGCTTGGGCCTCAGGTGAATGTAGGTCACCACGTCCATATTCAATCCGGTACCTTAGTAGAATCGTTTGTCGAAATCGGCGATTTCGTCAATATTGGGCCGGGCGTTGTCCTGAACGACCGTGTAACCGTCGGAGAAGGGGCCTTTATCGGACCCGGGGCAACTGTTGTCGCCGGGATTCATATCGGTAAAAATGCCCGGGTAGGGGCGGGTTCGCTGGTGATTGCGGATGTGCCGGCCAAGGCTACGGTTTTTGGGAATCCCGCCCAGCCTATGCCCTGA
- a CDS encoding YceD family protein, translating to MQSFLQNDVKEQSRYNLDIYGLEDKSYEFYYELGSEFFEQMSQELIQKGDFKVHLVLDKSTTMIQLRFIIRGTAELTCDRSLEVFEEPVDTEGKIILKFGDHDEELTEEIAIINRNRTRINVAGYIFELIALALPMKKIHPDLRQQSGGNEDETDSETLVYSSEGSKSEDPETEDGRVDPRWEALNKLKQK from the coding sequence TTGCAGTCCTTTTTGCAGAACGACGTGAAAGAGCAGAGCCGATATAACCTAGACATCTATGGTTTGGAAGACAAATCATACGAATTCTATTATGAGCTGGGATCTGAGTTCTTCGAGCAAATGTCCCAGGAACTGATTCAGAAAGGGGATTTTAAGGTACATCTTGTATTGGACAAATCCACAACCATGATTCAGCTCCGGTTCATAATCCGCGGGACTGCCGAATTGACCTGCGACCGGTCGCTGGAGGTTTTTGAGGAACCCGTCGACACCGAAGGGAAGATCATACTGAAGTTCGGCGACCATGATGAGGAACTGACGGAGGAAATTGCCATCATTAACCGCAACCGGACACGCATCAACGTAGCCGGCTATATTTTCGAACTGATTGCCCTAGCCCTTCCCATGAAAAAGATCCATCCTGACCTGCGTCAGCAATCCGGGGGGAATGAGGACGAAACCGACTCCGAAACGCTGGTCTACAGCTCGGAAGGCAGCAAAAGTGAGGATCCGGAAACGGAGGATGGCAGAGTGGACCCGCGATGGGAAGCATTGAATAAACTGAAACAGAAATAA
- the rpmF gene encoding 50S ribosomal protein L32 → MAHPKRRHSTTRRDKRRTHDKLTGKQLSVDPTTGEIHRSHHAHVYEGNLYYKGKLMIEDYAKTV, encoded by the coding sequence ATGGCACATCCCAAACGAAGACATTCGACTACGCGTCGCGATAAGCGCCGGACTCACGACAAACTAACTGGAAAGCAGTTATCTGTTGATCCCACTACGGGTGAAATCCACCGTTCGCACCATGCTCATGTATATGAAGGCAACCTCTATTACAAGGGCAAACTCATGATCGAGGATTACGCGAAAACGGTCTAG
- a CDS encoding beta-ketoacyl-ACP synthase III has protein sequence MTHSKAAITGVFGYVPEYVLTNAELEKMVDTNDEWIFSRTGIKERRILKGEGKGSSHMGAEAVKGLLAKTNTRPEEIDLLICATTTPDFLFPCTANLICEMAGIRDVGSFDVQAACSGFLYALTMGSQFIETGKYRKVIIVGADKMSAIVDYTDRTTCVLFGDGAGAVLLEPNDEGYGLLDSIIRSDGSGQPYLNQKAGGSRYPPTHETIDQRLHYVYQDGQQVFKFAVKKMADISAEIMEKNGLAGDDVAWLVPHQANKRIIEATANRMGVGMDKVMLNIHKYGNTTAATIPLCLWDYESQLNKGDNLILAAFGGGFTWGTAYVKWAY, from the coding sequence ATGACCCACTCGAAAGCTGCCATCACCGGCGTATTTGGCTACGTACCTGAGTACGTCCTCACTAACGCCGAACTTGAAAAGATGGTTGACACCAACGACGAATGGATTTTCAGCAGGACGGGCATCAAGGAAAGGAGAATTCTGAAGGGAGAAGGTAAGGGGAGTTCTCATATGGGCGCTGAGGCAGTAAAAGGTCTTTTGGCCAAGACCAATACCCGTCCCGAAGAAATTGACTTGTTGATTTGCGCTACCACTACCCCCGATTTTCTGTTTCCCTGCACGGCCAATCTGATTTGTGAAATGGCGGGTATCCGCGACGTAGGTAGTTTCGACGTGCAGGCGGCATGTTCGGGATTTCTATACGCGCTGACCATGGGTTCTCAGTTTATTGAGACCGGGAAATACCGTAAGGTGATCATCGTAGGAGCTGATAAAATGTCAGCTATTGTGGACTACACAGACCGCACTACCTGTGTGCTATTCGGCGATGGAGCAGGGGCGGTACTGCTTGAACCCAACGACGAGGGATATGGTCTGCTGGATTCGATCATTCGGTCGGATGGGTCAGGTCAGCCCTACCTCAATCAGAAAGCGGGCGGCAGCCGGTACCCACCCACCCATGAAACCATTGACCAGCGCCTGCATTACGTATACCAGGACGGACAACAGGTATTCAAGTTTGCCGTGAAAAAGATGGCCGATATTTCGGCTGAAATCATGGAGAAAAACGGCTTGGCCGGTGACGATGTGGCGTGGCTGGTACCTCACCAGGCCAATAAGCGCATCATAGAAGCCACTGCCAATCGCATGGGCGTGGGTATGGATAAAGTGATGCTCAATATTCATAAGTACGGCAATACCACGGCAGCTACTATTCCGCTTTGCCTATGGGACTACGAGTCGCAGCTCAACAAAGGCGATAATCTGATTTTGGCTGCCTTTGGCGGAGGTTTTACCTGGGGGACTGCTTATGTAAAATGGGCTTACTAA
- the efp gene encoding elongation factor P gives MASTSEIRNGLVIEYNNDLFQIIEFQHVKPGKGNAFVRTKMRSLTSGKVLDNTFNSGASITPVRVERQKFQFLYKDEVGYNFMNTENFEQILLDEKIVTGADLMKEGQEVEILINTENDAPLTCELPAFVELRVTYAEPGIKGDTANSPKKSVEVETGASITVPLFIEQDDVLRIDTRTYDYVERVKS, from the coding sequence ATGGCATCAACTTCGGAAATCCGCAACGGGCTAGTAATCGAATACAACAACGATCTGTTCCAAATCATCGAATTCCAGCATGTAAAACCGGGCAAAGGCAACGCTTTTGTACGTACCAAAATGAGGAGCCTCACTTCGGGGAAAGTGCTCGACAACACCTTTAACTCCGGGGCCAGCATTACGCCGGTGCGAGTAGAACGCCAGAAATTTCAGTTTTTGTACAAAGACGAAGTAGGCTATAATTTCATGAATACCGAAAACTTCGAGCAGATACTCCTGGATGAGAAAATCGTTACGGGGGCCGATTTGATGAAGGAGGGGCAAGAGGTGGAAATATTGATTAATACGGAGAACGATGCTCCCCTTACCTGCGAGTTGCCTGCCTTTGTGGAGTTGAGAGTCACCTATGCCGAGCCCGGCATCAAGGGTGATACCGCCAACTCTCCCAAGAAATCAGTGGAAGTAGAGACGGGCGCCAGTATTACCGTACCTTTGTTTATCGAGCAGGATGATGTCCTGAGAATAGACACCCGCACGTATGATTACGTGGAACGAGTCAAATCCTAG